The following nucleotide sequence is from Aspergillus nidulans FGSC A4 chromosome I.
ATTGGCCCAGACAAAGCAATCGGGGTGGTGGCGGCTGCCTTGTCTGAACCGAAGTGCGCCTCTTTCATCGACACCCCATTGCTTCAACTCGAGCCGCGGTGTTACTTGGGCATAATTATACGATTACTCCCAACTCGAATCCCTTGCGCGATcttatttcttctcttgTTTAGAGTTCACACTATACTAACTGCCTAACCTCGATACCTTATTTACCTGCTTCGATAGCAGTTGATGATCATTTTAACTGTATGTGGTTGTTCTGCTGTGACTGGAATGCGCTGACTGTAGAAGATATTTTAATTACTTGACAAGAAGCCATGCCGCCCAAGAAAGCTGCCACCAAGCGCACGCGGGCTGCGAATTCGGCTTCTCCCGTTCCTGCCTCGCGCCGGTCTGCGAGGATGAGTCCAGGTCTTGGAGGTTCGAACTTGCCCAACATCCCGACGAAGACGTCGTTTGCGTACGGCTCGTCTCAGACCCCAATTCTCCCGCACATGCTAGCCGCGAGGCCTCAGATGAATTTGGCGGAAATGGCTGACTCTATCGAAGAAGCCGTCCAAACCGCCAAAGAACGCGAGAATAGCGACTCACCCCACAATATGCCAGCTTTGAGCACAAGCGGCACAAGCGGCACAAGCACGCGCAAGTCAGCTGAAACCTCGCCGCGAAGGACTCGACGACAACCTACGCCTGATCAGGTGCAGCTGCTCACCTCGCTGCACGAAGCTTCGTCGGCGACACCGTCGACTCCCACTCGAcattccttctcttcaggatCGAGTGTTAGGGAGGTCGCTGAGAAGCAACTCTACCCTTCTTACATGGACCAATTGCCGGATCAAGCGGAGGTTCCGGCCGACGCAGATCTGCAGGGACTGGGCTTGGACAACATGTCGGTTATCTCCTACAATGTCGAGAGGGATGTTCACGACGATGACCTCAAGCGAACACGTTCAAATATCACTGCCCCACCTCGGCGAGTCTCCGGGCTCGACCTCAAGCACAGCACTATccttgaggaagacgagtCCTATATACCGTCCCCGTCAGTGGATTCCTTTTCCGCTCCAGCTAAGACTATCATCTCGGATCACGATCCAAGGACCCCATTAAGTCCACACTCCGATGACTCAACTTCACAATGGGAGAAGCCCAAAGACGGTTGGattccatggcttcttcgAGCCCTTATTGCGACGTTGGTGATTTTTGGCATTTATTCCTTGCTAG
It contains:
- a CDS encoding uncharacterized protein (transcript_id=CADANIAT00007668) encodes the protein MPPKKAATKRTRAANSASPVPASRRSARMSPGLGGSNLPNIPTKTSFAYGSSQTPILPHMLAARPQMNLAEMADSIEEAVQTAKERENSDSPHNMPALSTSGTSGTSTRKSAETSPRRTRRQPTPDQVQLLTSLHEASSATPSTPTRHSFSSGSSVREVAEKQLYPSYMDQLPDQAEVPADADLQGLGLDNMSVISYNVERDVHDDDLKRTRSNITAPPRRVSGLDLKHSTILEEDESYIPSPSVDSFSAPAKTIISDHDPRTPLSPHSDDSTSQWEKPKDGWIPWLLRALIATLVIFGIYSLLGSASSFDAKPIRFNNSDLNALSSQVVNLGAQVSSLSRDMRSVRAEVSNIPAPTTILQYPSKHGQEIIKTNFLTRGNGVIVDPFLTSPSASRKVTWTQRLYFWLSGDKHMRPQPPLAAMTPWSDFGDCWCSAPKKGVTQLAVLLGQRIVPEDIVVEHLPKEATIRPQVAPQEMELWARYRYVGNGRPYKNTWFAFFRRYPKNIAGQDPLPSDQTLVRPSVIEALRLAWRGESDDEFSDDKQLGPDFFRIAKWMYDINDTNNIQRFPVNAYIDSPDLRVDKVVFRVKSNWGANETCIYRLKLHGKL